In the genome of Natronincola ferrireducens, the window TGTTTTCCATTGTTTCTTTAGCTGTTCTAGGTTCATTAATGTCCCCATATGGGTAATAAGAAAGCCAATTAAAATAACGCCAATACTTAAAAGTGCTGAATCATTAAAGATGGTAGTTGGTAAACCTATCCAAAACCCTATTAATAATATCAATGACGATACAAACATCATAGAACAAATTGCCTTTGTTTTAATAGAAATATAATCTCCTACTGCAAAAATAATACATACAACTGTCAGTGCTAACAAACCCTCCATATCAAGTCCTCCCTTTGCAAGTTGTTTCAAATTTTAGATAATAGATTCATTTTACTTTTATTGTCGAATGCTGTCAAGTTAATTCTTAAAAAAATTAATTTTAAGTTAATTTTTTGTTATATTAAATACGAAAAACATAAAAAACACAAGGTAACCTTTATGCTTACTTGTGTTTTTCGTTAATTAAATTAGATTTTAAACCTTTGGAATTAATTTTAAGTAAGACAAAGCCCAGCAAGACGAATCTCTACTGGGCTTTGATTAATTATATATTATAAATCTGTACCTGCAGATTGTCCTGCTAATCTACCAAATACGATTAAGTCGGTTAAGGCATTACCTCCTAATCGGTTTCCACCATGAATACCACCAGTTACTTCTCCAGCAGCATATAAACCAGTAATTACATTACCATCACTATTTAACACTTGTCCTCTTGTATCAATCTTTAATCCACCCATTGTATGGTGAACAGCTGGACCTACTTCTATAACATAAAATTTTGATGTTTTAAGGGCTCTTGGCATATCACCTCTACCGAAGTCTCTATCTTCACCATCTTCTACAAAGCTATTATAACCTTCAATAGTAGCCATTAAAGTAGCGGCATCCATATCTAAAGCTTCTGCTAATTCTTCAATACTATCTGCTTCTGTGGTCAGTCCTTGACGAATATAACCTTCAATTGCACTTAAACTTTCTTTTATCCCTTCGTCAAAGAATAAGAAGGCAGTTTGTCCTGTTTGCTCCAGCGTAGCCTCTGATACTACGTCTCTAGTTTCTAGTTCATTGACAAAACGCTGTCCATCTCTATTGATTAAAATAGCACCGTTACCCCTTACTGCCTCAGTAATCATATAACCATTACTTGGCACTACAGTTGGATGGGTTTGGATTTCAACCATATCCACAAGATCAGCTCCAACAGCTACAGACATGGTGATACCATCACCGGTGGCTCCAGAATGATTTGTTGTACCAAAACCATCTAAAGCTGAGTCGTATTCTGTAACCATAGTGGCGTTAGCTCCAAAACCTCCAGTTGCTACAATAACTGCTTTAGCTTCAATAGTAAATTCATCATTATTTTTATCTTTAGCAATAATTCCTGTTATTACTCCATCTTCAGCTAGAATTTCAAGGGCTGTTGTTTCAGTTAAAATTTCAATACCTCTTTCTTCAGCTGATTCCTTTAAAACCTGTACAAGATGGGGACCTACAGCAGCTCCACCAGTAGGTCGATGGGATCTGTCTTGACTAGCACCCGCCATTCTTCCTACGTCATTTAAGTCAGCACCTAAATTGATTAACCATTCAATAGCATCGGCTGCTTGTTCTGTTAATACTTCTACTAATTCAGGATTGTTTTTTTCATAACCACCCTTCATTGTATCTGCATAATGGGATTCTACACTATCTTCAATACCTAAAGCAGCTTGTACTGAAGTATCAGCGGCATTTAAACCACCAGTAGCCCGCAGGGTATTCCCACCTATAATAGGCATTTTTTCAACTACAATAACTTCTTTACCAGCATCTTTAGCTTCAATAGCAGCAGCTAAACCAGCACCACCAGAACCGATAACAACGACATCGGTTATTTTATTTTCTCCAGATCCAACAGATGTCTCTGATTGTTCTTGACCTGCACATCCAATAAAGGCTGTTAAAATAAGTACAAATAAAACCATAATCGAAATAAGCTTCATTGATTTTTTCATAAGGC includes:
- a CDS encoding flavocytochrome c: MKKSMKLISIMVLFVLILTAFIGCAGQEQSETSVGSGENKITDVVVIGSGGAGLAAAIEAKDAGKEVIVVEKMPIIGGNTLRATGGLNAADTSVQAALGIEDSVESHYADTMKGGYEKNNPELVEVLTEQAADAIEWLINLGADLNDVGRMAGASQDRSHRPTGGAAVGPHLVQVLKESAEERGIEILTETTALEILAEDGVITGIIAKDKNNDEFTIEAKAVIVATGGFGANATMVTEYDSALDGFGTTNHSGATGDGITMSVAVGADLVDMVEIQTHPTVVPSNGYMITEAVRGNGAILINRDGQRFVNELETRDVVSEATLEQTGQTAFLFFDEGIKESLSAIEGYIRQGLTTEADSIEELAEALDMDAATLMATIEGYNSFVEDGEDRDFGRGDMPRALKTSKFYVIEVGPAVHHTMGGLKIDTRGQVLNSDGNVITGLYAAGEVTGGIHGGNRLGGNALTDLIVFGRLAGQSAGTDL